From the Deinococcus sonorensis KR-87 genome, the window TCGCCGTTCGCCTGCACTGGCTGCCCGCCATCGGCTACGTGACCCCCGGCACGTCCCTGGGCGGCTGGCTGCGGAGCCTGGTCCTCCCCGTCGCGGTGCTGGCGGGGCCGGCCATCGGGCTGATCGCCCAGCAGACCCGCAACGCCATGCTCGACGTGCTCGAGCGCCCGTTCATCCGCACCCTGCGCGCCGGCGGCGTCCGGCCCGCCTCGCTGATCTACCGCCACGCCCTGCGCAACGCCGGTGTTCCGGTCCTGACCGTGATCGGGCTGGTGTTCATCGCGCTGCTGGGCGGCACCATCATCGCGGAGAACGTCTTCGCCCTCCCCGGCCTGGGCGGCCTGGCGGTGGAAGCCACTGGCCGGCACGACCTCCCGGTGATCCAGGGCATCGTCCTGTACTTCACGGTGATCGTGGTGGTGGTGAACCTGCTGATCGATCTGCTGTACGCCTGGCTCAACCCGAGGATCCGCGTGTGACCCACCTCGCCGCTCCCCCCCTCATCCGACCGCGCCGCTTCCCGCTCCTGCGTGCCCTGCTGCGGCAACCCACCGCCGTCGTTGCGCTGGCGTTCCTGACGCTGATCGTCCTCGCGTCGCTGTTCGCCCGGCAGCTTGCTCCGTATACCCCCGACGCCTTCGACCTGCCGGCCCGCCTCAGCGGCCCCACCGCCCGTCATCTGCTGGGTGCCGACGAGCTGGGCCGGGACATTCTCAGCCGCCTGCTGTACGGCGGCACCAAAGCGCTGCTGGGCATCCTGGAAGCGGTGCTGACCGCCGTGCTGGTCGCCGTGCCGGTCGGCATCCTCGCCGGCTACCTCGGTGGCGCCCTCGACCGCGCCGTGTCGTTCGTCACCGATCTGGTCTTAGCCATCCCCGCGATCATCCTGGTGCTGGTGGTGCTCACGGTCTTCCCCAACAACCTGAACGCGGCGATGATCGCCCTGGGCCTGCTGGTCGCGCCCGGCTTCGCCCGCATCATCCGCGGCGTCACCCTGCCGCTGAAGGAAGCGGACTTTGTGGCCGCCGCGCGCATCGCCGGGGTGTCGGAAGGCACCATCATGGCCCGCCACATCCTGCCGGGCGTGACCCGCACCGCCATCGTGCAGGCGTCCTTCGTGGCCGCGAATGCGCTGCTGTTCGCGGTGGCGCTGGGGTTCCTGGGGCTGACCGCCAGCCCCGGCGAGGCGGAGTGGGGGCAGATCGTCGCGGCGGCCGCGCAGCAGATCAGCACCCAACCGTGGCTGCTCGTGCCGTCGGGCGGGCTGATCGCGCTGATGGCCCTGGCGCTGATGCTGCTCGGCAATGCCCTGCGCGACGCCACCGCCGATGTCGGCAGCGCCGCCGAGGTGGCACGCCCGGCCAGGGGAACGACAGGCTCCACCCCCAATGAGACGAGGGCGCGGACCGCAGCGAGCTCGCCTGCGCGCCCGGCGGATCCGGCCGCCCTGCTGTCGGTGCGGGACCTGAGCGTGGTGTTCGAGCAGCGTGGACAGGAGACGCTGATCGTCGATCACGTCAGCTTCGATGTTCACCCCGGCGAGACGGTCGGGCTGGTCGGCGAGTCCGGAGCGGGCAAAAGCGTGACGGCCCTCGCGGTGCTCCGGCTGCTGGCGAGCGGCGGGCGGATCCGCGGCGGCCAGGTGTGGTTCGAGGGTCAGGACATCACTGGCCTCGACGACCGGGCCTTCGACCGGTTGCGCGGCCGGGCGCTGGGGTTGATTTCCCAGGAGCCGCTGTCCAGCCTGGATCCGGCCTTCACCGTCGGCAGCCAGCTCGGCGAACTGGTCGGCCTCCATGATCGGGTGTCCGGCACCAGGAACCGGGAGCGCTGCCTGGAGCTGCTGCGGCAGGTGCAGATCCGCCAGCCGGAACGCGTGTTGAGTTCCTTCCCGCACGAATTGTCTGGCGGCATGGCCCAGCGCGTCGCGATGGCGATGGCCCTCTCCGGACGGCCCAGATTACTGATCGCGGATGAACCCACCACAGCGCTGGACGTCACGGTGCAGAAGGAGATCCTGGGCCTGCTGCGCCAGCTGCAGGAGGGCACCGGCATGTCGGTGCTGATCGTCACGCACAATTTGGGCGTCGTGGCGGACCTGTGCGACCGCGTCCTTGTGCTGTACGCCGGGCAGGTGTTCGAAGACGCAGCGGTGGATGAGCTGTTCGACCGGCCGCTGAACCCCTACACCCTGGGCCTGCTCGGCGCCAATCCCGCGCACGCCCAGCCGGGGGAACCGCTCACGGTGATCCCTGGGCGCGTGCCGCCCCCAGGCTCCTGGCCCACCCACTGCCGCTTCGCCGCCCGGTGTGCCTTCGCCGCGCCGGAATGCACCGCTGGACCGGTGCCACTCCTGCAACCGGTGAATCAGCACTTCAGTCGCTGCGTCCGCATCGACGAGGTGTTCCCGACAGCTGCGCCGGGTCGGGCACCCCACGCCACGGCCACCACCCCAGCCGCGGGCCACCAGGAGGCCTCATGACCCAGACCGAGCAACTCGGCCGGCCCCTCCCCCTGCTCTCAGTCCGGGACCTGGAGGTGCAGTACCGACGGCGCCGGCGTGACCCGGTGCTCAAGGCCTCCGATCACGTCAGCCTCGACGTCTTCCCTGGCGAAACGGTTGGGGTGGTGGGCGAGTCCGGCTCCGGCAAGTCCACCGTCGCCAAGGCCGCCCTCGGCCTGGCTCCCGTCCACGCCGGTTCCATTTCCCTCGCTGGGCGGGACATCACCCACCTGGGTCCGCGCGGTCGACGTGACCTGAGCCGGATCCTGCAGGTGGTCTTCCAGGACCCCAACGCCTCGCTCAACCCCTACCTCACCGTCGGCCGCTCCCTCAGTGAGCCGCTGGAAGTCCATGGCCTGCGTCCTGGCCCCGAACTGCGCCAGCGGGTGGCGGACGCGCTGGAACGCGTGGGCCTCCCGCCCGAAGCGGCCGCCCGCTACCCCGCGCAGTTCTCCGGCGGGCAGAAGCAGCGCCTGGCGATCGCCCGCGCCTTGATCGTCGACCCGCAGCTGGTGATCTGCGACGAGGCCGTCAGCGCCCTGGACCTCTCGATCCAGGCGCAGATCCTGAACCTGCTGGTCGAGCAGCAGCGCGGCAAGCAGCTGAGCTACCTGTTCATCAGCCACGACATCGAGGTGGTGCGCTACATCTCCGACCGCATCTACGTGCTGTACCTCGGGCAGGTGATGGAGACGGGCCCGGCGAGGGCCGTGACCGGGAATCCGGCGCACCCGTACACCCAGGAGTTGCTGGACGCGGCCCCGGTGGCCAACCCGCGGGTCCAGCGCCAACGGAACACCATGGCGCGCCAGGTGGCGGCCAGCGCTGTCGCCCCTTCCCTCCTGACGACCAGCCAGGGGTGCCCATTTGCGCCGCGCTGTCCGTACGTGATCGACATCTGCCGCGCCGAGCGCCCCCCGCTGGTCCCGACCGACGCGGGCGGCCTCACCGCCTGCCACCGCTATCCCGAATGGCGCGCCCTGCGCCCCACCCCGGAGGTGTTCTCCCATGAATGACGCGCCCTCAACTCCCCTGTCCGTCCGGAACGCCATCGACACCGTCCTCGCTCAGGCTGCCGTGCCGGCCCTCTCCCACACGGCCGACACCTTCAAAACCGGCGATCCGGACGCGCCGCTCACCGGCATCGTCACCACCTTCCTGGCGACGGCCGACGTCATCCGTCAGGCCGCCGATCAGGGCGCCAATCTGATCATCACGCACGAACCCACCTTCTACTCCGCCGAGGACACCGACGACCTCAGCTGGCTCGAAGGGGACCCGGTCTATCAGGCGAAACGCCGCCTGATCGAGGACCACGGCATGGTCATCTGGCGCTTCCACGATTACTGGCACATGATGCGTCCGGACGGCATCGTGACGGGCCTGGCGAACCTGATGGGGTGGACCGTCGACCCGCCGGCGGTCTCCATGCATGACGTGATGCAGATGCAGGCCATGACCGCCGGCAACGGCTGGGACAAGCGGATCGCCGGCGCTGCCACGGGCATCGCCACGATCCCGGAAACGTCCCTGGTGGACCTCGCCCGGCAGCTGAAGGACCGGCTGGGCGCCGCTTCGGTGCGGATGATCGGCCCGGATGACCTGAGCGTCCGCCGGGTGGGCCTGACGTTGGGCGCCCTGCCGGGCAAGATGACCATCGCCACCCTGCAGCGCGACGACGTGGACGTGGTGATCAGCGGAGAAACGCGCGAGTGGGAAACCTGCGAGTTCCTCCGGGACGCCGAGGCCTTCGGCCGGCCGAAAGGCATGCTGGTCGTGGGACACGCCCTCAGCGAGGAGCCGGGCATGGCCTACCTGGCCGAATGGCTGCGTCCCCTCTGTCCTGGCGTGCCGGTCACCCACATCCCCTGCGGTGACCCGTTTCGGACCGTTTGAGCCCAGCAGGGTGGCGGGCCAGAACGCTCCCACCTCGCCCACGCCCTGTTCAGCCCTCGCTCCTCAAGAAAAGGAAGTTT encodes:
- a CDS encoding ABC transporter permease, translating into MLRILGHRLLLSIPLLIFVTALTFFLVSLTPGDPAVVILGQNRAPEEYQRLREQLGLLQPVPVQYAQWVSTLAHGSLGTSIFNNESVIAKLNARLGVTLSLVLLTALVSSVIGVTLGIASALKRGALARSVDVLSLLGIVLPNFWVALVLVAIFAVRLHWLPAIGYVTPGTSLGGWLRSLVLPVAVLAGPAIGLIAQQTRNAMLDVLERPFIRTLRAGGVRPASLIYRHALRNAGVPVLTVIGLVFIALLGGTIIAENVFALPGLGGLAVEATGRHDLPVIQGIVLYFTVIVVVVNLLIDLLYAWLNPRIRV
- a CDS encoding Nif3-like dinuclear metal center hexameric protein, yielding MNDAPSTPLSVRNAIDTVLAQAAVPALSHTADTFKTGDPDAPLTGIVTTFLATADVIRQAADQGANLIITHEPTFYSAEDTDDLSWLEGDPVYQAKRRLIEDHGMVIWRFHDYWHMMRPDGIVTGLANLMGWTVDPPAVSMHDVMQMQAMTAGNGWDKRIAGAATGIATIPETSLVDLARQLKDRLGAASVRMIGPDDLSVRRVGLTLGALPGKMTIATLQRDDVDVVISGETREWETCEFLRDAEAFGRPKGMLVVGHALSEEPGMAYLAEWLRPLCPGVPVTHIPCGDPFRTV
- a CDS encoding dipeptide/oligopeptide/nickel ABC transporter permease/ATP-binding protein produces the protein MTHLAAPPLIRPRRFPLLRALLRQPTAVVALAFLTLIVLASLFARQLAPYTPDAFDLPARLSGPTARHLLGADELGRDILSRLLYGGTKALLGILEAVLTAVLVAVPVGILAGYLGGALDRAVSFVTDLVLAIPAIILVLVVLTVFPNNLNAAMIALGLLVAPGFARIIRGVTLPLKEADFVAAARIAGVSEGTIMARHILPGVTRTAIVQASFVAANALLFAVALGFLGLTASPGEAEWGQIVAAAAQQISTQPWLLVPSGGLIALMALALMLLGNALRDATADVGSAAEVARPARGTTGSTPNETRARTAASSPARPADPAALLSVRDLSVVFEQRGQETLIVDHVSFDVHPGETVGLVGESGAGKSVTALAVLRLLASGGRIRGGQVWFEGQDITGLDDRAFDRLRGRALGLISQEPLSSLDPAFTVGSQLGELVGLHDRVSGTRNRERCLELLRQVQIRQPERVLSSFPHELSGGMAQRVAMAMALSGRPRLLIADEPTTALDVTVQKEILGLLRQLQEGTGMSVLIVTHNLGVVADLCDRVLVLYAGQVFEDAAVDELFDRPLNPYTLGLLGANPAHAQPGEPLTVIPGRVPPPGSWPTHCRFAARCAFAAPECTAGPVPLLQPVNQHFSRCVRIDEVFPTAAPGRAPHATATTPAAGHQEAS
- a CDS encoding ABC transporter ATP-binding protein translates to MTQTEQLGRPLPLLSVRDLEVQYRRRRRDPVLKASDHVSLDVFPGETVGVVGESGSGKSTVAKAALGLAPVHAGSISLAGRDITHLGPRGRRDLSRILQVVFQDPNASLNPYLTVGRSLSEPLEVHGLRPGPELRQRVADALERVGLPPEAAARYPAQFSGGQKQRLAIARALIVDPQLVICDEAVSALDLSIQAQILNLLVEQQRGKQLSYLFISHDIEVVRYISDRIYVLYLGQVMETGPARAVTGNPAHPYTQELLDAAPVANPRVQRQRNTMARQVAASAVAPSLLTTSQGCPFAPRCPYVIDICRAERPPLVPTDAGGLTACHRYPEWRALRPTPEVFSHE